Proteins from a single region of Orcinus orca chromosome 20, mOrcOrc1.1, whole genome shotgun sequence:
- the PIEZO1 gene encoding piezo-type mechanosensitive ion channel component 1 isoform X3 codes for MEPHVLGAVLYWLLLPFVLLAGHTGRLLRALLGFSLLFLAAHLTFQICLHTVPHLDQLLGPSCSTWDTVSRHIGVTRLDLQDVPNAIRLVAPDLGVLAASSLCLGVCGRRTRTARRSQRAQEPDHDNGGVDTGSLVGLQEAPALTHKRRSWLAARFRITAHWLLVAAGRTLAVVLLALAGIAHPSAFSSVYFLLFLTVCTWWACHFPISPLGFSALCVTVGCFGAGHLLCLYCYQTPLAQSMLPPASIWARVFGLKDFVPPPNCSSPNALVLNTSHEWPVYVSPGILLLLCYTVTSLLKLQARWPADRGKEAAGGDMELEVELTEVEQRPQGQAGAPATREEEATQHTMPVPPDREDNCIVHDLTGHSPVQQRPAHPRLTGPKETSPLHGLGHLIMDQSYVCALIAMMVWSITYHSWLTFVLLLWACLIWTVRSRHQMAMLCSPFILLYGLALCSLRYVWAMDLRPELPTALGPVSLRQLGLEHTRYPCLDLGAMLLCTLTFWLLLRQFVKEKLLKRARDPVALMEVTVAAAEPTQTRTLLRSLGELVRGVYAKYWVYVCGGMFIMVSFAGRLVVYKIVYMLLFLLCLTLFQVYYSLWRKLLKAFWWLVVAYTMLVLVAVYTFQFQDFPAYWRNLTGLTDEQLGDLGLEQFSVSELFSSILVPGFFLLACILQLHYFHRPFMQLTDPEHRPPPSARTLRWAHRQDTVSGTPLLQQEEEEAAPRDEGLGVAGPHQAIQVPEASKWGLVAERLLDLAAGFSDVLTRAQVLTRRLLELHVFKMVALYTVWVALNEVSVLNFLLVVLWAFALPYPRFRPMASCLATVWTCIIIVCKMLYQLKVVSPHEYASNCTEPFPNSTNLQKTEIHESLLYRGPIDPANWFGVRKGFPNLGYIQSHLQILLLLVFEAVVYRCQDYHRRRRQLAPLPAQAVCADGTRQQLDRDLPSCLKYFVNFFFYKFGLEICFLMAVNVIGQRMNFMVILHGCWLVAVLTRRRREAIARLWPSYCLFLALFLLYQYLLCLGIPPALCIDYPWRWSRAIPMNSALIRWLYLPDFFSAPNATNLINDVLLLLCASQQWQVFLAERTEEWQHVAGINTDDLELLQGEPNPVPNFIHCRSYLDMLKVAVFRYLFWLVLVVVFVTGATRVSIFGLGYLLACFYLLLFGTSLQQKDTRTRLVLWDCLILYNVTVIVSKNMLSLLSCVFVEQMQSSFCWVIQLFSLVCTVKGYYNPKEMLGRDQDCLLPVEEAGVLWDSVCFLFLLLQRRVFLSYYFLHVRAELRATALQASRGFGLYNAANLKTIELHRRAEEKSLAQLKRQMERIRAKQEKHRQSRARRGHPQGSLDPSQESGPGSARGSSPRPQWWRSWLDHATVIHSGDYFLFESDSEEEEEVQPEDAQQSAQSAFQMAYQAWVTNAQMVLHQQRQEQAGPLPTGGDPSQEAELAEGLEDEVAGRSHVMQRVLSTMQFLWVLGQALVDELTRWLHDFTRHHRATSDVLRAERYLLTQELLRGGEVRRDVLDQLYASEAEMIRDALSTPSSGLGAEEPQSSVTEDISSPLSASCNTQSSGEEMVTEPRASLHGSRELPTSGRARMRTASELLLDRCLHIPELEEAERFAAGQGRVLRLLEAVYQCVAAHSELLCYFVIILNHMVTASAASLMLPVLVFLWAMLSIPRPSKRFWMTAIIFTEVTVVAKYLFQFGFFPWNSYAVLRRYENKPYFPPRILGLEKSDSYIQYDLPQLMVLFFHRAQLLCYGLWDHDEDPVPKERDRGGGKDKAAEEEPALLGPQGEPGVARAPTEDDIPVEAKDGSPEPRDERRVSLRLRKRKKESTGPRGREATESEDDKEVGAEAAAAESEERQSRHCTRARALGLQLQSFCLSLARSVYWPVRRFFHDILHTKYRAATDVYALMFLADVVDFVIIMFGFWAFGKHSAATAITSSLSDDQVPEAFLVMLLIQFGTMVVDRALYLRKTVLGKLAFQVVLVLAVHLWMFFILPAVTERMFSQNAVAQLWYFVKCIYFALSAYQIRCGYPTRILGNFLTKKYNHLNLFLFQGFRLVPFLVELRAVMDWVWTDTTLSLSNWMCVEDIYANIFIIKCSREMEKKYPQPKGQKKKKVVKYGMGGLIILFLVAIIWFPLLFMSLVRSVVGVVNQPTDVTVTLKLGGYEVSGPCPGDELALLWLLVAWGGGSRSATSPCLRRQPLFTMSAQQPSIVPFTHQAYEELSKQFDPHPLAMQFISQYSPEDIVTAQIEGSSGALWRISPPSRAQMKRELYNGTADITLRFTWNFQRCVPGQERPGWRGGGARPWGVTPRAVVGTWPRAARWSTPTRSTPWAWPPTAPPGGSWPACWRAPQTSPCEWGLGAGGPREGWAGPDLLASSRRVIPHLFPKYIRAPNGPEANPVKQLQPNEEADYLGVRIQLRRERVGSGAAGFLEWWVIELQDCQADCNLLPMVIFSDKVSPPSLGFLAGYGIMGLYVSIVLVIGKFVRGFFSEISHSIMFEELPCVDRILKLCQDIFLVRETRELELEEELYAKLIFLYRSPETLIAWTRDKD; via the exons GTCACACCGGCCGCCTCCTGCGAGCCCTGCTGGGTTTCAGCCTCCTCTTCCTGGCAGCCCACCTCACCTTCCAGATATGCCTGCACACCGTGCCCCACCTGGACCAGCTTCTGGGGCCGAGCT GCAGCACCTGGGACACCGTCTCCCGACACATTGGGGTCACGAG GCTGGACCTGCAGGACGTGCCGAACGCCATCCGCCTGGTGGCCCCCGACCTGGGTGTCCTGGCGGCCTCCTCCCTGTGCCTTGGCGTCTGCGGGCGCCGTACGCGGACGGCCCGGCGGAGCCAGCGCGCCCAGGAGCCG GACCATGATAATGGGGGCGTGGACACCGGCTCCCTGGTGGGGCTGCAGGAAGCCCCTGCACTGACCCACAAGCGGAGATCTTGGCTGGCCGCCCGGTTCCGGATCACAGCGCACTGGCTGCTGGTGGCCGCTGGGCGGACTCTGGCCGTAGTGCTCCTCGCGCTGGCAG GCATCGCCCACCCGTCAGCCTTCTCCAGCGTCTACTTCCTGCTGTTCCTGACCGTCTGCACCTGGTGGGCCTGCCACTTTCCCATCAGCCCCCTGGGCTTCAGCGCACTCTGCGTCACGGTGGGCTGCTTTGGCGCCGGCCATCTCCTCTGCCTCTACTGCTACCAGACGCCCCTCGCCCAGTCCATGCTCCCGCCTGCCAGCATCTGGGCCAG GGTGTTCGGGCTCAAGGACTTCGTGCCCCCCCCCAACTGCTCCAGCCCCAACGCGCTGGTCCTCAACACCAGCCATGAATGGCCCGTGTACGTGAGCCCCGGCATCCTGCTGCTGCTCTGCTACACCGTGACCTCGCTCCTGAAGCTGCAAGCGCGCTGGCCCGCGGACCGG GGGAAGGAGGCGGCCGGGGGCGACATGGAGCTGGAGGTGGAGCTGACCGAGGTGGAGCAGCGGCCCCAGGGCCAGGCCGGGGCTCCAGCCACCAGGGAGGAGGAGGCCACGCAG CACACGATGCCTGTGCCGCCGGACCGTGAGGACAACTGCATCGTGCACGACCTCACGGGCCACAGCCCTGTCCAGCAGCGGCCCG CGCACCCCAGGCTGACTGGGCCTAAGGAGACGTCTCCGTTGCACGGCCTGGGCCACCTCATCATGGACCAGAGCTACGTATGTGCCCTCATTGCCATGATG GTGTGGAGCATCACCTACCACAGCTGGCTGACCTTCGtgctgctgctctgggcctgtcTCATCTGGACCGTGCGTAGCCGCCACCAGATGGCCATGCTCTGCTCGCCTTTCATATTGCTCTACGGGCTGGCGCTCTGCAGCCTGCGCTACGTGTGGGCCATGGACCTGCGGCCCGAGCTGCCCACCGCCCTGGGCCCCGTCAGCCTGCGCCAGCTGGGACTGGAGCACACCCGCTACCCCTGCCTGGACCTGGGTGCCATG ctgcTGTGCACCCTCACCTTCTGGCTTCTGCTGCGCCAGTTTGTGAAGGAGAAGCTGCTGAAGAGGGCGCGGGACCCCGTGGCGCTGATGGAGGTCACTGTGGCCGCCGCAG AGCCCACCCAGACGCGGACGCTGCTGCGGAGCCTGGGGGAGCTGGTCAGGGGCGTGTACGCCAAGTACTGGGTCTACGTGTGCGGTGGCATGTTCATCATGGTCAGCTTCGCCGGCCGCCTTGTCGTGTACAAGATCGTCTACATGCTGCTCTTCCTGCTCTGCCTCACCCTCTTCCAG GTCTACTACAGCCTGTGGCGGAAGCTGCTCAAGGCGTTCTGGTGGCTGGTGGTGGCCTACACCATGCTGGTGCTGGTGGCCGTCTACACCTTCCAGTTCCAGGACTTCCCCGCCTACTGGCGCAACCTGACCGGCCTCACGGATGAGCA GCTGGGGGACCTGGGCCTGGAGCAGTTCAGCGTGTCCGAGCTCTTCTCTAGCATCCTGGTCCCGGGCTTCTTCCTGCTCGCCTGTATCCTGCAGCTGCACTACTTCCACAGGCCCTTTATGCAGCTCACCGACCCCGAGCACCGCCCCCCGCCCAGCGCCCGCACCCTGCGCTGGGCTCACAG GCAGGACACGGTGAGCGGGACCCCCCTGCTGCagcaagaggaagaggaggcggCACCCAGAGACGAGGGGCTGGGCGTGGCCGGCCCCCACCAGGCCATACAGGTCCCGGAGG ccaGCAAGTGGGGCCTGGTGGCTGAGCGGCTCCTGGACCTGGCCGCCGGCTTCTCGGATGTCCTCACCCGCGCGCAAGTGCTCACGCGGCGTCTGCTAGAGCTGCACGTCTTCAAGATGGTGGCCTTGTACACCGTGTGGGTGGCCCTGAATGAG GTGTCGGTGCTGAACTTCCTGCTGGTCGTGCTGTGGGCCTTCGCCCTGCCTTACCCCCGCTTCCGGCCCATGGCCTCCTGCCTGGCCACCGTGTGGACCTGTATCATCATCGTGTGCAAGATGCTGTACCAGCTCAAGGTCGTCAGCCCCCACGAGTACGCCAGCAACTGCACCGAG ccctttccCAACAGCACGAACCTGCAGAAGACGGAGATCCACGAGTCCTTGCTGTACCGCGGACCCATCGACCCCGCCAACTGGTTCGGGGTGCGGAAGGGCTTCCCGAACCTGGGCTACATCCAA AGCCACCTGCAgatcctgctgctgctggtgttCGAGGCCGTGGTGTACCGCTGCCAGGACTACCACCGCCGCCGGCGCCAGCTGGCCCCGCTGCCGGCCCAGGCTGTCTGCGCCGATGGTACCCGCCAGCAGCTGGACCGCGACCTGCCCAGCTGCCTCAAGTACTTCGTCAACTTCTTCTTCTACAAGTTCGGGCTGGAG ATCTGCTTCCTGATGGCCGTGAACGTGATTGGACAGCGCATGAACTTCATGGTCATCCTGCATGGCTGCTGGCTGGTGGCCGTCCTCACCCGCCGGCGCCGTGAGGCCATCGCCCGCCTCTGGCCCAGCTACTGCCTCTTCCTGGCACTCTTCCTGCTCTACCAGTACCTGCTGTGCCTGGGCATCCCCCCTGCCCTGTGCATTG ACTACCCGTGGCGCTGGAGCCGTGCTATCCCCATGAACTCTGCCCTGATCAGGTGGCTGTACCTGCCGGACTTCTTCAGTGCCCCCAACGCCACCAACCTCATCA ATGACGTCCTCCTGCTGCTCTGCGCCTCCCAGCAGTGGCAGGTGTTCTTGGCCGAGCGCACGGAGGAGTGGCAGCACGTGGCAGGCATTAACACTGATGACCTGGAGCTGCTGCAGGGGGAGCCCAACCCCGTGCCCAACTTCATCCACTGCAG GTCCTACCTCGACATGCTGAAGGTGGCCGTCTTCCGCTACCTCTTCTggctggtgctggtggtggtgtttGTCACGGGGGCCACACGCGTCAGCATCTTCGGGCTGGGCTACCTGCTGGCCTGCTTCTACCTGCTGCTGTTTGGCACCAGCCTGCAGCAGAAGGACACGCGCACCCGCCTTGTGCTATGGGACTGCCTCATTCTCTACAACGTCACCGTCATCGTCTCCAAGAACATGCTCTCG CTCCTGTCCTGCGTCTTCGTGGAGCAGATGCAGAGCAGCTTCTGCTGGGTCATCCAGCTCTTCAGCCTCGTGTGCACGGTCAAAGGCTACTACAACC CTAAGGAGATGCTGGGCCGCGACCAGGACTGCCTGCTGCCTGTGGAGGAGGCGGGCGTCCTGTGGGACAGCGTCTGCTTCCTATTCCTGCTGCTGCAGCGCCGCGTCTTCCTCAGCTATTACTTCCTGCACGTCCGAGCCGAGCTCCGCGCCACTGCCCTGCAGGCCTCCAG GGGCTTTGGCCTCTACAATGCTGCCAACCTCAAGACCATCGAGCTCCACCGCAGGGCGGAGGAGAAGTCGCTGGCCCAGCTGAAGAGACA GATGGAGCGCATCCGGGCCAAGCAGGAGAAGCACAGGCAGAGCCGGGCCAGGCGCGGCCACCCGCAGGGCTCCCTGGACCCCAGCCAGGAGTCAG GGCCCGGCAGTGCAAGGGGCTCCTCGCCACGGCCACAGTGGTGGCGATCCTGGCTGGACCACGCCACAG TCATCCACTCCGGGGACTACTTCCTGTTCGAGTCGGAcagcgaggaggaggaggaggtgcaGCCCGAGGACGCCCAGCAGTCAGCACAGAGCGCCTTCCAG ATGGCGTACCAGGCGTGGGTGACCAATGCCCAGATGGTGCTGCACCAGCAGCGGCAGGAGCAGGCAGGGCCGCTGCCCACGG GCGGTGACCCCAGCCAGGAGGCAGAGCTGGCAGAGGGCTTGGAGGATGAGGTAGCCG GCCGCAGCCACGTGATGCAGCGAGTGCTGAGCACCATGCAGTTCCTGTGGGTGCTGGGCCAGGCGCTCGTGGACGAGCTGACGCGCTGGCTGCACGACTTCACGCGGCACCACCGCGCCACGAGTGACGTGCTGCGTGCTGAGCGCTACCTGCTCACGCAGGAGCTGCTCCGG GGCGGAGAGGTGCGCCGGGACGTGCTGGACCAGCTGTATGCCAGTGAAGCTGAGATGATCCGTGATGCACTGAGCACCCCGTCCAG CGGGCTGGGGGCGGAGGAGCCACAGAGCAGCGTGACCGAGGACATCAGCAGCCCTCTGAGCGCCAGCTGTAACACCCAGAGCAGCGGCGAGGAGATGGTCACcgagcccagggcttccctgcacGGCTCCCGGGAGCTTCCCACCAGCGGCCGCGCCAGAATGCGCACAGCCAGCGAGCTGCTCCTGGACAG GTGCCTGCACATCCCGGAGCTGGAGGAGGCCGAGCGATTCGCGGCGGGACAGGGCCGCGTGCTGCGGCTGCTGGAGGCCGTGTACCAGTGTGTGGCCGCCCATTCGGAGCTGCTCTGCTACTTCGTCATCATCCTCAACCACATGGTCACCGCCTCGGCCGCCTCCCTGATGCTGCCCGTGCTGGTCTTCCTGTGGGCCATGCTGTCCATCCCACGGCCCAGCAAGCGCTTCTGGATGACGGCCATCATCTTCACCGAG GTCACGGTGGTCGCCAAGTACCTGTTCCAGTTCGGCTTCTTCCCCTGGAACAGCTACGCCGTGCTGCGGCGCTATGAAAACAAGCCCTACTTCCCGCCACGCATCCTGGGCCTGGAGAAGAGCGACAGCTACATCCAGTACGACCTGCCGCAGCTCATGGTGCTCTTCTTCCACCGCGCCCAGCTGCTG TGCTATGGCCTCTGGGATCACGACGAGGACCCTGTCCCGAAGGAGCGTGACAGGGGTGGTGGGAAGGACAAGGCGGCTGAGGAGGAGCCGGCCCTGCTGGGACCCCAGGGGGAGCCAGGGGTGGCCAGGGCCCCCACTGAGGACGACATCCCAGTGGAAGCAAAGGACGGGTCCCCAGAGCCCCGTGACGAGAGGCGCGTCAGCCTGCgtctcaggaagagaaagaaggagagcaCAGGACCCAGAGGACGGGAAGCCACTG AAAGCGAGGACGACAAGGAGGTGGGAGCAGAGGCGGCGGCTGCAGAGAGCGAGGAGAGGCAGAGCCGCCACTGCACAAGAGCGAGGGCCCTGGGGCTCCAGCTGCAGAGCTTCTGCCTGTCCCT GGCCCGGAGCGTGTACTGGCCTGTAAGGCGCTTCTTCCACGACATTCTGCACACTAAGTACCGCGCGGCCACCGACGTCTATGCTCTCATGTTCCTGGCCGACGTCGTCGACTTCGTCATCATCATGTTCGGATTCTGGGCCTTTGGG AAGCACTCGGCGGCCACAGCCATCACGTCCTCCCTGTCAGACGACCAGGTGCCAGAGGCCTTCTTGGTCATGCTGCTGATCCAGTTCGGCACCATGGTCGTCGACCGCGCCCTCTACCTGCGCAAGACCGTGCTGGGCAAGCTGGCCTTCCAGGTGGTCCTGGTGCTGGCCGTGCACCTGTGGATGTTCTTCATCCTGCCCGCCGTCACCGAGCG CATGTTCAGCCAGAACGCGGTGGCCCAGCTGTGGTACTTCGTCAAGTGCATCTACTTCGCCCTGTCCGCCTACCAGATCCGCTGCGGCTACCCCACCCGCATCCTCGGCAACTTCCTCACCAAGAAGTACAACCACCTGAACCTCTTCCTCTTCCAGGG GTTCCGGCTGGTACCATTCCTGGTGGAGCTGCGGGCTGTGATGGACTGGGTATGGACGGACACCACGCTGTCCCTGTCCAACTGGATGTGCGTGGAGGACATCTATGCCAACATCTTCATCATCAAGTGTAGCCGAGAGATGGAAAAG aaataCCCCCAGCCCAAGgggcagaagaagaagaaggtcgTCAAGTACGGCATGGGCGGCCTCATCATCCTGTTCCTCGTGGCCATCATCTGGTTCCCGCTGCTCTTCATGTCCCTCGTGCGGTCCGTGGTCGGCGTCGTCAACCAGCCCACTGACGTCACCGTCACCCTCAAGCTGGGTGGCTACGAGGTGAGCGGCCCCTGCCCGGGAGACGAGCTCGCCCTCCTGTGGCTGCTGGTGGCCTGGGGCGGGGGCTCCCGTAGCGCCACGTCACCGTGTCTCCGCCGCCAGCCCCTGTTCACCATGAGCGCCCAGCAGCCGTCCATCGTGCCCTTCACGCACCAGGCCTACGAGGAGCTGTCCAAGCAGTTTGACCCCCACCCG CTGGCCATGCAGTTCATCAGCCAGTACAGCCCCGAGGACATCGTCACGGCGCAGATCGAGGGGAGCTCCGGGGCCCTTTGGCGCATCAGCCCACCAAGCCGGGCGCAGATGAAACGAGAACTGTACAACGGCACTGCCGACATCACCCTGCGCTTCACCTGGAACTTCCAGAGGTGCGTCCCGGGACAGGAGCGGCCGGGCtggaggggggggggggcacgCCCGTGGGGGGTCACACCTCGTGCTGTCGTAGGGACCTGGCCAAGGGCGGCACGGTGGAGTACACCAACGAGAAGCACACCCTGGGCCTGGCCCCCAACAGCACCGCCCGGAGGCAGCTGGCCAGCCTGCTGGAGGGCACCTCAGACCAGTCCGTGTGAGTGGGGCCTGGGGGCCGGGGGGCCGCgcgagggctgggctgggcctgaCCTGCTGGCCTCCTCCCGCAGGGTCATCCCCCACCTCTTCCCCAAGTACATCCGTGCCCCCAACGGGCCTGAAGCCAACCCCGTGAAGCAGCTGCAGCCCA ACGAGGAGGCCGACTACCTGGGCGTGCGCATCCAGCTGCGCAGGGAGCGCGTGGGCTCGGGGGCGGCTGGCTTCCTCGAGTGGTGGGTCATCGAGCTGCAGGACTGCCAGGCTGACTGCAACCTGCTGCCCATGGTCATCTTCAGCGACAAGGTCAGCCCGCCCAGCCTGGGCTTCCTGGCCGGCTACGG CATCATGGGGCTGTACGTGTCCAT